From Alosa sapidissima isolate fAloSap1 chromosome 2, fAloSap1.pri, whole genome shotgun sequence, one genomic window encodes:
- the znf804a gene encoding zinc finger protein 804A, producing the protein MACYYIVISSTHLSNGHFRNIKGVFRGPLSKNGNKNLDYAEKEKTLAKALEDLKANFYCELCDKQYYKHQEFDNHINSYDHAHKQRLKELKQREFARNVASKSRKDERKQERALRRLHELAEQRREVHCAPGSGPMFKSTTVAVEAGLRDPCGDGSPEEMQGLAVPEAGGQTHNCSSSSNGSGSGGGSNASGPAASSNNGKQLPWPHAAKQKKPVGCRRKIAFSFSFRKRASVKLESSAAVFCEGTQEEGATERRRRQRLRAPLVELDLSGSPSDEAAVVAAGKALNCEETIYCIGTTQQARFALKSGSLESEGSSDTPAGQENPRPTSDLCALLVYSEDVAGSPSVSQIAGSPFALNSVDIALDSEDSVNESLKSCDAANGGGELKEQAATDEPVSEESGPLSQNPSDVCSEADPSHMGQTAEEGHLLKTPFTKPSQPFFSVRSRDGNTIFQWPSEMLTFTKTDPPLSYSCNPLHFDFKGSHNRAPSDPRQDAETKTDEESSISSVSASRGKSISPDKRIEEGMFNLDHGPPGEAEAKPRKCHQHASDTESCLGLKIHARCKYLKERSHSQKRTDEKLRVRDRRHYRNHYRKKRRRRRRKRRVRHHQPERDGESNTQEKCRRFQKRITVDECCWGEALDSKFQAATSAQVQHPLEKSKQSALNQTADSCSGASLAERLPGRGPDTEGGINGPAGDPSLSDKGWKDSAKVVAGGGVSSPSFPSARLTCLMGRGSCRHSDVPQSQIAGFTRWSDELPLHTDDVVGSIKALWRIQRLKRKRSASLSDVDAMCSDQVTCARLREPGTQLSEREQEREHRSSSDEGSTCCQHGRCRKRRKISCTVNQSPDPAYKVPVAESLVPTDQNTSDVNPSVKSPVLKGTGDFGSVGSDKSSCSIDDQKSSVVDVPAGSSIIPDPGQRVADSDRQMGNPPGLQINEQPHATPDDPPAPPPPQPAEWRDSSASEDTGETLTIRSRHDNSAAEEHSNKPAVAAGTATLAAAVAAPAQVCLSRGREKEKALATSGKAGLDKLSQHSSGHPPAQPPRFQLSVGRAEEEKPGRESYRTTSSCGSSPFHGPPPHPHPPPPPQLSCFQHPSDSMERHCLLQIQTHRQVLHHHHQQQQQQHQQHQVFQATKLKPVLPQRQSLAVPVSSPVHLHQVHLPSPGSITIRHTILQHHHHHHATFLPPAQHHPHHHAPPPQVPPPPPPPPQLFPQVLPVTRLPLGAEMCPPGAPAFVTPPQVSVVGPPGMHPMAVTFHALPRPAMFPQMLPPHPAVIPLQPLF; encoded by the exons GATTATGCGGAGAAAGAGAAGACCCTGGCCAAGGCCCTGGAGGACCTCAAAGCCAACTTCTACTGTGAGCTGTGCGACAAGCAGTATTACAAGCACCAAGAGTTTGACAACCATATCAACTCATACGACCACGCTCACAAACAG agACTCAAGGAGCTGAAGCAGAGGGAGTTTGCCCGCAATGTGGCCTCCAAGTCCAGGAAGGACGAGCGGAAACAGGAGCGGGCTCTGCGTCGGCTGCACGAGCTGGCAGAGCAGCGGCGGGAGGTTCACTG TGCTCCGGGGAGCGGCCCCATGTTTAAATCCACCACGGTGGCGGTGGAGGCAGGTCTGAGGGACCCCTGCGGTGACGGATCCCCCGAGGAGATGCAGGGTCTTGCTGTGCCGGAGGCGGGAGGCCAGACTCacaactgcagcagcagcagcaatggcAGTGGCAGTGGCGGCGGCAGCAATGCTTCAGGCCCGGCAGCTAGCAGCAACAATGGCAAGCAATTGCCGTGGCCCCACGCAGCCAAGCAGAAGAAGCCCGTGGGCTGCCGGCGCAAGAtcgccttctccttctccttccggAAGAGGGCCTCCGTGAAGCTGGAGTCGTCCGCCGCCGTGTTCTGCGAGGGCACGCAGGAGGAAGGGGCGACGGAGCGGAGGCGCAGACAAAGGCTCCGAGCACCCCTCGTCGAGCTCGACCTCTCCGGGTCCCCCAGCGACGAGGCGGCAGTAGTGGCAGCCGGTAAGGCGCTTAATTGCGAGGAGACGATTTACTGCATCGGCACGACCCAGCAGGCCCGCTTCGCTCTGAAGAGCGGCAGCTTGGAGAGCGAGGGGTCATCTGATACGCCGGCGGGCCAAGAGAACCCACGGCCCACTTCAGACTTGTGCGCTCTGCTCGTGTACTCGGAGGACGTGGCCGGGAGCCCTTCCGTTTCCCAGATAGCCGGCTCCCCTTTCGCTCTCAACAGCGTGGACATTGCACTGGACTCAGAGGACTCTGTGAACGAGAGCCTGAAAAGCTGCGACGCAGCTAACGGGGGAGGGGAGCTCAAAGAGCAAGCCGCCACTGATGAGCCTGTGTCGGAGGAGAGCGGCCCTTTGAGTCAGAACCCCTCAGACGTGTGCAGCGAGGCTGACCCCTCTCACATGGGTCAAACGGCAGAGGAGGGCCATCTTCTAAAGACCCCCTTCACAAAGCCAAGTCAGCCGTTCTTCTCCGTGAGGAGCCGTGACGGTAATACCATTTTCCAGTGGCCCTCGGAGATGCTAACCTTCACGAAAACTGACCCGCCCTTGTCCTACAGCTGCAACCCGCTCCATTTTGATTTCAAGGGGTCACATAATCGAGCGCCTAGTGACCCGAGGCAGGACGCCGAGACCAAGACGGATGAGGAGTCCTCCATCAGCTCGGTCTCAGCCAGTCGGGGGAAATCCATAAGTCCAGACAAGCGTATTGAAGAGGGCATGTTCAATCTGGACCACGGTCCACCCGGAGAGGCCGAGGCAAAACCACGAAAGTGCCACCAGCACGCCagtgacacagagagctgcCTCGGACTAAAAATACACGCAAGATGCAAGTACTTGAAGGAGCGGTCACACAGCCAAAAGCGAACAGACGAAAAACTGAGGGTCAGGGACAGACGCCATTACCGCAACCACTACAGGAAGAAGAGGCGACggcggaggaggaagaggagggtgcGTCACCACCAGCCTGAGAGGGACGGCGAAAGCAACACGCAGGAGAAGTGCAGGAGATTCCAGAAGCGCATCACGGTGGACGAGTGTTGTTGGGGGGAAGCGCTTGATAGCAAATTTCAAGCTGCCACTTCAGCGCAAGTGCAGCATCCATTAGAGAAGTCAAAGCAATCAGCTCTGAATCAGACAGCAGACAGCTGCAGCGGGGCCTCCCTAGCCGAGAGGCTGCCAGGCAGGGGGCCGGACACAGAGGGGGGCATAAACGGCCCAGCGGGCGATCCGAGCCTCTCTGATAAGGGCTGGAAGGACAGCGCAAAGGTGGTGGCGGGAGGCGGTGTGAGCAGCCCCAGTTTTCCATCTGCCCGCTTGACGTGCTTGATGGGGCGCGGGTCGTGCCGGCATTCCGACGTGCCTCAGTCCCAGATCGCGGGCTTCACACGCTGGAGTGACGAGCTGCCACTCCACACGGACGACGTCGTCGGCAGCATCAAAGCCCTGTGGCGCATCCAGCGTCTGAAGAGGAAGCGGAGCGCCTCGCTGAGCGACGTTGACGCCATGTGCTCGGATCAGGTGACGTGCGCCCGTCTCAGAGAGCCAGGCACTCAGCTGAGCGAGCGGGAGCAGGAACGCGAACATCGGAGCTCATCTGACGAGGGGTCCACGTGTTGCCAACACGGAAGAtgcagaaaaagaagaaaaatctcCTGCACCGTAAACCAGTCTCCTGACCCTGCGTACAAGGTGCCTGTCGCTGAAAGCCTTGTTCCGACTGACCAAAATACGAGCGATGTGAACCCAAGCGTGAAAAGCCCGGTTCTGAAAGGAACGGGTGACTTTGGGAGCGTGGGCTCAGACAAAAGCTCATGCAGTATTGATGATCAAAAGAGCTCTGTGGTCGACGTGCCGGCCGGGAGCTCCATTATCCCTGACCCGGGTCAGCGTGTGGCAGATAGTGACCGACAGATGGGGAACCCGCCTGGCCTTCAAATCAATGAGCAGCCCCACGCCACTCCTGACGATCCCCCCGCTCCTCCTCCCCCACAGCCCGCCGAGTGGAGAGATTCGAGTGCCTCGGAAGACACGGGAGAGACTCTCACCATCAGGTCTCGACATGACAACTCGGCAGCGGAGGAGCACTCTAACAAGCCGGCAGTGGCAGCAGGAACCGCAACActggcagcagcagtagcagcaccaGCCCAGGTCTGCCTgtcaagaggaagagaaaaagagaaggcgTTGGCAACATCTGGAAAGGCCGGCCTGGACAAATTGTCTCAGCACAGCAGCGGCCACCCTCCGGCGCAGCCCCCGAGGTTTCAGCTGTCTGTCGGACGGGCCGAGGAGGAGAAACCTGGCCGCGAGAGCTACCGGACCACCAGCAGCTGCGGCAGCAGTCCTTTCCACggccctcctcctcatcctcatcccccTCCTCCGCCTCAGCTGTCGTGCTTCCAGCACCCGTCTGACAGCATGGAGAGGCACTGCCTCCTACAgattcagacacacagacaggtgctccaccaccaccaccagcagcagcagcagcagcatcagcagcatcagGTGTTTCAGGCGACCAAGCTGAAGCCTGTGCTCCCGCAGCGCCAGTCTCTTGCCGTGCCCGTGTCCTCCCCCGTCCACCTCCACCAGGTCCACCTGCCCTCGCCTGGCTCCATCACCATCCGCCACACCATcctccagcaccaccaccaccaccacgccaCCTTCCTTCCTCCGGCTCAGcatcacccccaccaccacgcACCTCCTCCGCaggtgcctcctcctcctccgccgccTCCGCAGCTCTTCCCGCAGGTCCTGCCAGTGACTCGCCTGCCGCTGGGAGCGGAGATGTGCCCGCCCGGTGCCCCCGCTTTCGTGACTCCGCCTCAGGTGTCGGTGGTGGGCCCGCCCGGCATGCACCCGATGGCGGTCACCTTCCATGCCCTCCCCCGGCCTGCCATGTTCCCCCAGATGTTGCCCCCCCACCCAGCGGTCATCCCCCTTCAGCCTCTCTTCTGA